The following are encoded in a window of Cucurbita pepo subsp. pepo cultivar mu-cu-16 chromosome LG12, ASM280686v2, whole genome shotgun sequence genomic DNA:
- the LOC111806642 gene encoding eukaryotic translation initiation factor 4G-like isoform X3, translating into MAGRPQRPCYPLVPRSAPVPRYVHFCSFYPLSFFPXPFLLLPWFPIKNPNFSAAATLLFIASLSLPQGVIGRIDFFFFFLIFFFGRDQGLEYMSFNQSRSDKNESYSQYRKSGRSSNFNPPRGSSGNHSKPGGAGGSVPTPSIASNRSFKKTNNAQGGQSRGGLLPVNSTDSSNAPNPRGVQNGAVAKPTEAPHIQRSTRDVPKAPTSQSSPLSSDGASPTTPAKGAGDQPKEFSFQFGSISPGFMNGMQLPVRTSSAPPNLDEQKRDQARHESFRPVPQMPIPLAPKPHAQRKDAGAGDQPNAGQPIQQKDSGTFNQPNTGDAHIVQKAKKDLQAPPNHPPIQTQKPTNPMSGIPMTMPFHPPQVPGPFGGPNPQMQSQGLTPSSLHMSIPVPLQIGSSPQVQQPMFVPGLHPHPMQPQGIIHQGQGLGFAPQIGSQLPPQLSNLGMNVTSQYPQQQGGKFGGPRKSAVRITDPKTHEELIFDNKQTNAYADTGSSGPRPQYNLPSQTQPLPFAPSHAMNYYPNSYNPNPLYFASPSSLPLPSGQAAPNSQPHMFNYPVSQGSQNVPYIDLHVKKPGGGPMHGISDPPNREHIRDTHSLQPPAPSGTVHVTIKMPADPTGGKGSDSLPNRLPATEEGKSQKPLSPSVELIPPSSQRAVDTSLESSMHDSKVGRELMMKSSSAVSKQSTEAPPMVLLDGQDSSSVQSSLIASSEESELAGTHNEGRRENLSRSDSHKDHQKKTSKKGYTQSQHQISGQASSALGLPGQVQDSTSPSTVSEAVEAKSSTIPVAVEGKSVSVTLDSSEPKEVVLASAANSSENSGLGNVKNSDLISDDKQDACSKEKHSELVILKTEERGQATSSELPVDFKNSENLSDPDVVISVEVSEKIDRDLVGRSTTASNEVSTSEAAQRAVDEPVSCHAGADVSASVSSSSTVPENTQGVISDQPSEPALNLGLTDGKNDVEVLDTVGTGGNCSHAVYGTKDKSVVEMSRVKGNTGKGRKKLKAILQMADAAGTTSDLYNAYKRPEEKKEAVAHSESIERTESRSSSVDTEQSVEATKEDAVALNKAEPDDWEDAADIATPKLESANGDGVDTSVLDGDDRTGDMAKKYSRDFLLKFAEQFLDLPHNFEVTPDIESLMSTHANASHHPDRDSYPNSGRVDRPSSGGSRLDRRGSNLVDDDRWSKLPGPFAPGQDPRLDLAYGANAGFRPGQGANFGVLRNPRAQAPVQYAGGILAGPLQSMGPQGGLQRNNSDADRWQRAPNFQKGLIPSPQTPLQTMHKAKKKYEVGKVSDEEEAKQRQLKAILNKLTPQNFEKLFEQVKAVNVDNGRTLTGVISQIFDKALMEPTFCEMYANFCFHLAGELPDLSEDNEKMTFKRLLLNKCQEEFERGEREQEEANKVEEEGEVKQSEEEREEKRIKARRRMLGNIRLIGELYKKKMLTERIMHECIKKLLGQYQNPDEEDVEALCKLMSTIGEMIDHPKAKGYMDSYFEIMTMLSNNMKLSSRVRFMLKDAIDLRKNKWQQRRKVEGPKKIEEVHRDAAQERQAQTGRFGRGPGMNPSARRGGPPMDYGPRGSAASSPGNHMGGFRGYPHQARGYAASQDARQDERQSYEARTLSVTLPHRAGGDDSITLGPQGGLARGMSIRGPQPSSAAPAEISPLPGELRSAPTAFLNGYSSVSERATLTSKEDPISRHMPERYSGPTLLDHTSGQDRYSNYGNKDSRHSGHFDRSRPISPATPSPTLTSSLPSEKVLSEDRLRELSLTAIKEFYSARDEKEVALCIKDLNSPDFHPTMISLWVTDAFERTDLERDLLGKLVVNLSRANDGTLNQAHLVKGFEAVLATLEDAVNDAPRAPEYLGRILAKVITESMVTLKEVGDLIYQGGEEPGALREAGLAADVLGNVLKAIRSEKGEGFLTDVRTNSNLRLETFRPPDPMKSKVLEEFI; encoded by the exons ATGGCGGGGCGGCCTCAACGACCCTGTTATCCGCTGGTCCCCCGATCAGCACCAGTTCCCCGGTATGTCCACTTCTGCTCCTTCTATCCCCTCTCATTCTTCCCGNTTCCCTTCCTTCTTCTCCCATGGTTTCCCattaaaaaccctaatttctctGCTGCTGCGACCCTTCTATTTATCGCTTCACTCTCACTCCCACAG GGAGTAATCGGAAgaatcgattttttttttttttttttaatatttttttttgggagaGATCAAGGGTTGGAATATATGTCCTTCAATCAATCAAGGTCCGATAAGAACGAGAGCTACAGTCAGTATCGCAAATCCGGGCGATCCAGTAACTTCAATCCACCGCGAGGCTCTTCAGGCAATCACTCTAAGCCCGGCGGTGCCGGTGGGTCCGTCCCTACCCCGTCGATCGCTTCTAATCGTAG TTTTAAGAAGACTAATAATGCTCAAGGAGGGCAATCTAGAGGAGGTCTTCTTCCTGTAAATTCTACGGATTCGAGTAATGCTCCTAACCCGCGAGGAGTGCAAAATG GTGCAGTTGCCAAGCCTACAGAAGCACCACATATCCAGAGAAGCACCAGAGATGTTCCTAAAGCTCCAACTTCTCAATCTTCCCCCTTGAGTTCTGATGGGGCTTCGCCCACTACCCCGGCGAAGG GTGCTGGAGATCAACCTAAggaattttctttccaatttgGGTCGATAAGTCCCGGATTCATGAATGGTATGCAG CTTCCAGTTAGGACTAGCTCAGCTCCTCCTAATTTAGATGAACAGAAACGTGACCAG GCGCGCCATGAATCTTTTAGACCAGTTCCTCAAATGCCCATACCGTTAGCTCCTAAGCCACATGCACAAAGGAAGGATGCTGGAGCTGGTGATCAACCTAATGCCGGACAGCCGATACAGCAGAAGGATTCTGGTACCTTCAACCAACCTAATACTGGGGATGCTCATATAGTTCAAAAGGCTAAAAAGGATTTGCAAGCACCACCAAATCATCCGCCAATCCAAACTCAGAAGCCCACCAATCCTATGTCTGGAATCCCTATGACAATGCCTTTCCACCCGCCACAAGTACCTGGGCCGTTTGGAGGTCCCAACCCACAGATGCAATCACAGGGCTTAACCCCCAGTTCACTGCACATGTCCATTCCTGTGCCATTGCAGATTGGAAGCTCTCCTCAAGTGCAACAGCCAATGTTTGTTCCTGGTCTTCATCCCCATCCCATGCAGCCACAGGGTATTATTCATCAGGGACAGGGCTTGGGTTTTGCACCTCAAATAGGTTCTCAGTTGCCTCCTCAATTAAGCAACTTAGGCATGAATGTAACTTCGCAGTACCCTCAACAGCAAGGAGGGAAATTTGGTGGCCCTCGTAAGTCTGCTGTTAGAATTACTGATCCGAAGACGCATGAAGAGCTAATATTTGACAATAAGCAAACAAATGCATATGCTGATACTGGTTCTTCAGGCCCTAGGCCACAATATAATCTTCCCTCTCAAACTCAGCCTCTTCCATTTGCACCAAGTCATGCAATGAACTACTATCCCAATTCTTACAATCCCAATCCTTTATATTTTGCAAGCCCGAGTTCCCTTCCATTGCCTAGTGGTCAAGCTGCACCAAATTCTCAGCCTCACATGTTTAATTATCCAGTCAGCCAGGGCTCTCAAAATGTTCCGTACATTGATCTGCATGTTAAGAAGCCTGGTGGGGGCCCAATGCATGGAATTTCAGATCCACCTAATAGAGAGCATATTCGTGATACTCATAGTTTGCAGCCCCCTGCTCCCTCAGGAACAGTTCACGTTACAATCAAAATGCCTGCTGATCCTACAGGTGGCAAGGGCTCTGACTCATTACCAAATAGATTACCTGCAACTGAAGAAGGAAAATCACAAAAACCCTTGAGCCCATCCGTAGAATTAATCCCGCCTTCTTCTCAAAGGGCAGTAGATACATCATTGGAGAGTTCTATGCACGATTCAAAAGTTGGAAGAGAACTGATGATGAAGTCTTCATCTGCAGTATCTAAGCAGTCTACTGAAGCACCTCCAATGGTTTTACTCGACGGCCAAGATTCCAGTTCTGTGCAATCTTCATTGATTGCTTCCTCTGAGGAGTCTGAGTTAGCTGGAACACATAACGAAGGGAGAAGGGAAAATTTATCAAGGTCAGACTCACACAAGGATCATCAGAAGAAAACAAGCAAGAAAGGATACACCCAATCACAGCATCAG ATTAGTGGACAAGCTTCATCAGCTTTGGGATTGCCCGGTCAAGTGCAGGACTCAACTTCTCCTTCTACAGTTTCTGAAGCTGTCGAAGCTAAATCTTCAACCATTCCAGTAGCTGTAGAAGGCAAGTCAGTATCAGTCACTCTGGATTCTTCAGAACCTAAGGAGGTCGTTTTGGCTTCTGCAGCTAATTCTTCTGAAAATTCTGGTCTGGGGAATGTCAAGAACTCAGATCTCATTTCTGATGATAAGCAGGATGCTTGCTCAAAAGAAAAGCATTCAGAACTTGTGATACTGAAAACAGAAGAACGGGGACAAGCAACATCTTCTGAACTACCTGTAGATTTCAAGAATTCTGAAAATCTTTCGGATCCTGATGTTGTTATATCTGTGGAGGTTTCTGAGAAAATAGATAGGGACTTGGTTGGGAGATCAACTACTGCTAGCAACGAGGTTTCCACCTCTGAAGCTGCCCAAAGGGCTGTGGATGAACCTGTGAGTTGTCATGCAGGAGCTGACGTGTCTGCTTCCGTGAGTTCTAGTTCAACTGTTCCTGAAAATACCCAAG GTGTCATATCTGACCAGCCATCTGAACCTGCTCTAAACCTGGGACTTACAGATGGAAAAAATGATGTAGAGGTGTTGGATACCGTTGGTACCGGTGGCAATTGTTCACATGCTGTTTATGGCAC CAAGGATAAATCCGTTGTAGAGATGAGCAGGGTTAAGGGTAATACTGGAAAAGGGAGGAAGAAGCTAAAGGCAATTCTTCAAATGGCAGATGCTGCAGGAACAACTTCTGACCTTTACAATGCATATAAGCGAcctgaagagaagaaagaagcagTAGCACATTCTGAGAGCATTGAGAGGACAGAAAGTAGATCTTCTAGTGTGGACACGGAGCAGTCCGTTGAGGCTACTAAAGAAGATGCTGTTGCACTGAATAAAGCTGAGCCTGATGATTGGGAAGATGCTGCTGATATTGCTACACCCAAACTGGAATCGGCAAATGGAGATGGTGTAGATACATCAGTGCTTGACGGTGATGACAGAACGGGAGATATGGCCAAGAAGTATTCTAGGGATTTTCTCCTCAAGTTTGCTGAGCAGTTTCTGGACCTTCCACATAACTTTGAAGTTACACCTGATATAGAGTCCTTGATGAGTACTCATGCCAATGCATCTCATCATCCTGATCGTGATTCATATCCAAATTCAGGAAGAGTAGATAGACCATCAAGTGGAGGATCACGTTTGGATCGCCGTGGCAGTAATTTGGTTGATGATGACCGATGGAGCAAATTGCCTGGACCTTTTGCTCCAGGACAGGATCCTCGTTTGGATCTAGCTTATGGTGCTAATGCGGGTTTTCGACCTGGtcaaggagccaattttggtgTTCTAAGGAACCCCCGAGCACAGGCTCCTGTTCAGTATGCTGGAGGGATACTTGCTGGGCCTTTGCAGTCTATGGGACCACAGGGAGGGTTACAAAGAAATAATTCTGATGCAGATAGGTGGCAACGAGCTCCCAATTTTCAGAAGGGTTTAATTCCTTCACCGCAAACACCATTGCAGACTATGCACAAAGCTAAGAAGAAGTATGAGGTGGGTAAGGTGtcagatgaagaagaagccaaGCAAAGGCAATTGAAGGCCATACTAAACAAGTTAACACCCCAGAATTTTGAAAAGCTCTTTGAGCAAGTAAAAGCAGTAAACGTCGATAATGGCAGAACTCTAACAGGAGTAATATCACAGATTTTTGACAAAGCTTTAATGGAGCCTACCTTCTGTGAAATGTATGCCAACTTCTGTTTTCATCTTGCTGGAGAACTGCCTGATTTAAGTGAAGACAACGAGAAGATGACTTTTAAGAGATTGTTACTCAATAAGTGTCAGGAGGAATTTGAGAGAGGTGAAAGAGAACAGGAAGAAGCAAACAAAGTTGAAGAGGAAGGTGAGGTAAAGCAATCTGAAgaggaaagggaagaaaaacgCATAAAGGCAAggagaagaatgctaggtaacATTAGATTAATAGGCGAATTGTacaagaagaaaatgttgacTGAAAGAATAATGCATGAATGCATCAAGAAGTTACTGGGGCAATATCAGAATCCAGATGAGGAAGATGTTGAAGCTTTGTGCAAATTGATGAGCACAATTGGAGAGATGATAGATCATCCCAAAGCAAAAGGCTATATGGATTCTTATTTTGAGATCATGACAATGTTATCAAACAACATGAAATTATCATCCAGGGTCCGGTTCATGCTTAAAGATGCAATTGATCTGAGGAAGAACAAATGGCAGCAGAGGAGAAAAGTTGAAGGCCCGAAAAAGATTGAGGAAGTACACAGAGATGCTGCTCAAGAGCGGCAGGCTCAAACTGGTAGGTTTGGTCGTGGTCCAGGCATGAATCCTTCCGCAAGGAGAGGGGGCCCACCTATGGATTATGGCCCTAGGGGATCAGCTGCATCATCCCCAGGTAATCACATGGGAGGTTTTCGTGGATATCCACATCAGGCTCGTGGATATGCTGCTAGTCAGGATGCTCGTCAAGATGAAAGACAGTCTTACGAAGCTAGGACACTGTCTGTTACATTGCCTCACAGAGCTGGTGGAGATGATTCTATTACTCTTGGACCACAGGGTGGTCTGGCTCGAGGAATGTCCATTAGAGGACCTCAACCAAGTTCTGCTGCTCCTGCAGAAATATCCCCTCTTCCAGGAGAATTGAGAAGTGCACCAACAGCTTTTTTGAACGGATATAGCTCTGTATCAGAGCGTGCAACCTTAACTTCCAAAGAGGATCCAATTTCAAGACATATGCCAGAGAGATATTCTGGTCCAACTTTATTGGACCATACAAGTGGTCAAGACCGTTATTCAAATTATGGGAATAAGGATTCGAGACATTCAGGTCATTTTGATAGATCTCGTCCGATTTCACCTGCCACACCTTCCCCAACTTTGACCTCAAGTCTTCCATCTGAAAAAGTATTGTCTGAAGATCGGTTGCGAGAATTATCACTGACGGCAATCAAGGAGTTCTACAG